The following coding sequences are from one Halorubrum sp. BOL3-1 window:
- a CDS encoding DUF433 domain-containing protein yields MAQSSVRIVSELHDEPHIEGRRVTVRRIRGLVEGAEKSVEEVVAQLDLDIAEVYGALEYYQSHPEEMAAAERRRAEREAAARERGAASLAELARNDDV; encoded by the coding sequence ATGGCACAGTCGTCCGTCCGGATCGTGAGCGAACTTCACGACGAGCCGCACATCGAGGGGCGACGCGTGACGGTACGGCGGATCCGGGGACTCGTTGAGGGTGCGGAAAAGTCGGTCGAGGAGGTGGTCGCCCAACTCGATCTGGACATCGCCGAGGTGTACGGCGCGCTCGAGTACTACCAAAGCCACCCCGAAGAGATGGCAGCCGCTGAGAGACGGCGGGCAGAACGCGAGGCGGCGGCCCGGGAGCGTGGAGCAGCCTCGCTCGCCGAGTTGGCCCGGAACGACGACGTGTAG